One genomic window of Brevundimonas vesicularis includes the following:
- the gmk gene encoding guanylate kinase, with protein MSNERSPRRGVLLIVASPSGAGKTSLCRRLMADHGGLELSVSMTTRGIRPGEVHGRDYNFVGHDEFQRLIDEDAFLEWADVHGNRYGSPRAPVDKALAEGRDVLFDIDWQGARDVAEKCPEDAVRVFILPPSLEELRRRLVTRSQDADDVIERRVANAKGEIEHCDAFDYVLVNEDFDRSYAELAHIYHAERSRRFRNLWVGDYKAALLSEAV; from the coding sequence ATGTCGAATGAACGCAGCCCCCGCCGGGGCGTCCTCCTGATCGTCGCCAGTCCTTCGGGCGCCGGCAAGACCTCGCTGTGCCGCCGGTTGATGGCCGATCATGGCGGGTTGGAGCTGTCCGTCTCCATGACCACGCGCGGCATCCGGCCGGGCGAAGTGCATGGGCGCGACTACAACTTCGTCGGCCATGACGAGTTTCAGCGCCTGATCGACGAGGACGCCTTCCTGGAATGGGCGGACGTCCACGGCAATCGCTACGGCAGCCCGCGCGCGCCGGTGGACAAGGCGCTGGCCGAGGGACGCGACGTGCTGTTCGACATCGACTGGCAGGGCGCGCGCGACGTGGCCGAGAAATGCCCGGAGGACGCGGTGCGCGTCTTCATCCTGCCGCCTAGCCTGGAAGAGCTGCGTCGCCGCCTTGTCACCCGCTCACAGGATGCCGACGACGTGATCGAGCGCCGTGTGGCCAACGCCAAGGGCGAGATCGAACACTGCGACGCCTTCGACTATGTGCTGGTGAACGAGGACTTCGACCGTTCCTACGCCGAACTGGCCCACATCTATCACGCCGAGCGTTCGCGCCGGTTCAGGAACTTGTGGGTCGGCGACTACAAGGCGGCTCTGTTGAGCGAAGCCGTCTGA
- a CDS encoding ATP-binding protein encodes MGFLHSIAPLLASSAKERVKQVPVRLLLAALVGWAMNEAGMLRWVPLWLAVAVLVQAFELWAMAPFRRAEASQSPLAVFVALASTTVMATTYAAMGLIIWSTNHPALVTLAALTMAGGLLTNVASGIASRRIFFIGGSPYLAALALMPVIKVMQGDTRGVVVMTLSAVLFVGMVLNIYWRVHGSREAEVKSRAEAETRLEQAQAAMADRAAMAAIVSHELRTPVSAILAGAHVIRDGKLKEHRVETADLIIDAGRLMTGMLNDLLDHSKMEAGAMAMESRDFELGDLMRDTVRFWAAPAADKGLTLEMSGVDGEAVWLRGDPYRLRQIINNLVSNAIKFTPSGAIRLEASAPGGDGKHCLTLTVIDQGAGIAPEAMSRLFTPFAQGSAEVARTYGGTGLGLTVSRELARLMGGDLTVESKAGQGAAFTLCVDLPAGQPTKALDGHEAATPVLARRLRVLAVDDHEINRRTIALVLQPLNVDLTTASDGHLALALLSEKAFDVVLMDVNMPGIDGNETTRRLRASDGPNAVTPVIGFSAGTESEQVQACYAAGMTDWLAKPLEPKKLYDALHRATSAAAQAKAA; translated from the coding sequence ATGGGTTTTCTTCATTCGATCGCGCCTCTTTTGGCCAGCAGCGCCAAGGAGAGGGTCAAGCAGGTTCCGGTCAGGCTTCTGCTCGCCGCCTTGGTCGGTTGGGCCATGAATGAAGCCGGAATGCTGCGATGGGTCCCGCTGTGGCTGGCGGTCGCGGTCTTGGTGCAGGCATTCGAACTGTGGGCCATGGCGCCGTTCAGACGCGCCGAGGCCTCACAGAGTCCGCTGGCCGTGTTTGTCGCCCTGGCGTCCACCACCGTGATGGCGACCACCTATGCCGCGATGGGTCTGATCATCTGGTCCACCAACCATCCGGCGCTGGTCACGCTCGCCGCCCTGACGATGGCAGGCGGGCTGTTGACCAACGTCGCGTCCGGCATCGCCTCGCGTCGAATCTTCTTCATCGGTGGCAGTCCCTATCTGGCGGCGCTGGCCTTGATGCCGGTGATCAAGGTGATGCAGGGCGATACACGCGGGGTCGTGGTCATGACCCTGTCCGCCGTCCTGTTCGTCGGCATGGTGCTGAACATCTATTGGCGGGTGCACGGATCACGTGAAGCCGAGGTGAAATCTCGGGCGGAGGCGGAGACGCGGCTGGAACAGGCGCAGGCGGCCATGGCCGATCGCGCGGCGATGGCGGCGATCGTCAGCCACGAACTGCGCACGCCCGTCAGCGCGATCCTGGCCGGCGCCCATGTTATTCGCGACGGCAAGTTGAAGGAACACCGCGTAGAGACGGCAGATCTGATCATCGACGCCGGACGATTGATGACCGGCATGCTCAACGACCTTCTGGACCACTCCAAGATGGAGGCCGGCGCCATGGCGATGGAAAGCCGCGACTTCGAACTGGGCGATTTGATGCGCGATACGGTGCGGTTCTGGGCGGCGCCGGCGGCGGACAAGGGGCTGACGCTGGAGATGTCGGGCGTGGACGGCGAGGCGGTGTGGCTGCGCGGCGATCCCTATCGTCTGCGCCAGATCATCAACAACCTGGTGTCCAACGCGATCAAGTTCACACCGTCGGGCGCGATCCGTCTCGAGGCGTCGGCGCCGGGCGGGGACGGCAAGCATTGTCTGACCCTGACCGTGATCGACCAGGGCGCCGGTATCGCGCCCGAGGCGATGAGCCGGCTTTTCACCCCCTTCGCGCAGGGGTCCGCCGAGGTGGCGCGCACCTATGGCGGGACCGGCCTGGGCCTGACCGTCAGTCGGGAACTGGCGCGGTTGATGGGCGGCGATCTGACGGTCGAGAGCAAGGCGGGGCAGGGAGCGGCTTTCACCCTGTGTGTCGATCTGCCGGCGGGTCAGCCGACGAAGGCCTTGGACGGACACGAGGCGGCGACGCCCGTTCTGGCTCGGCGTCTTCGCGTGCTGGCCGTGGACGATCACGAGATCAATCGCCGAACCATCGCGCTCGTGCTTCAACCTTTGAACGTCGATCTGACCACGGCCTCGGACGGCCATCTGGCGCTGGCGCTGCTGTCGGAGAAGGCGTTCGACGTGGTGCTGATGGATGTGAACATGCCGGGCATCGACGGCAACGAGACGACACGCCGCTTGCGCGCCTCGGACGGGCCCAACGCCGTCACCCCGGTGATCGGGTTCAGCGCAGGCACGGAATCCGAACAGGTGCAGGCCTGCTATGCGGCCGGCATGACGGACTGGCTGGCCAAGCCGCTGGAGCCGAAGAAGCTTTACGACGCCTTGCACCGGGCGACCTCGGCCGCGGCGCAGGCCAAGGCGGCCTAA
- a CDS encoding pyridoxal phosphate-dependent aminotransferase has translation MTVEPFRAISVSRLAHQLKSEGRSIIHMEFGQPSTGAPAAAIARAHQVLDADAMGYWESPDLRGRIARLYDERYGVAVDPNRILLTCGASPALVLALSTLFKPGDRIALARPGYVAYRNTLRALHLEPVEIACGPDTRFQLTAAQLQAMNPAPAGVIIASPANPTGTIIPVAELAAIADVCRARNIAIVSDEIYHGLSYVGPTPSMLQFAPDAVVINSFSKYWSMAGWRLGWLLVPEDRIDAARAYIGNMFLTPPSLSQHAGLVAMDAIDELEGHIETYARNRQLMLEALPALGLRKIAPPDGAFYIWADIGHLTNDSVAFCEQLLRDTGVATAPGVDFDPVEGHHFIRFSFAVSTPEIEDALSRLRPWFAAWA, from the coding sequence ATGACCGTCGAACCGTTCCGCGCCATCTCCGTCAGCCGCCTGGCGCATCAGCTCAAGAGCGAAGGCCGCTCGATCATCCATATGGAGTTCGGCCAGCCCTCAACCGGCGCGCCCGCCGCCGCCATCGCCCGCGCCCATCAGGTGCTGGACGCCGACGCCATGGGTTATTGGGAAAGCCCTGACCTGCGCGGTCGGATCGCGCGCCTGTACGACGAGCGGTACGGCGTCGCCGTCGATCCCAACCGCATCCTGCTGACCTGCGGGGCCTCCCCGGCCTTGGTGCTGGCGCTCAGCACCCTGTTCAAGCCCGGCGACCGGATCGCCCTGGCCCGCCCCGGCTATGTCGCGTATCGCAACACCCTGCGCGCCCTTCATCTTGAGCCGGTCGAGATCGCCTGCGGTCCCGACACCCGGTTCCAGCTCACCGCCGCCCAACTCCAGGCCATGAACCCCGCCCCCGCCGGCGTCATCATCGCCAGCCCGGCCAATCCGACCGGCACCATCATCCCCGTCGCGGAGCTGGCCGCCATCGCCGACGTCTGTAGAGCGCGCAACATCGCCATCGTGTCGGACGAGATCTACCACGGCCTCAGCTACGTCGGCCCGACGCCTTCGATGCTGCAGTTTGCGCCCGACGCCGTGGTCATCAACAGCTTCTCCAAATACTGGAGCATGGCGGGCTGGCGCCTCGGCTGGCTGCTGGTTCCCGAGGACCGGATCGACGCCGCCCGCGCCTATATCGGCAACATGTTCCTGACGCCCCCCAGCCTCAGCCAGCATGCCGGTCTGGTCGCCATGGACGCGATCGACGAGCTGGAAGGCCATATCGAGACCTACGCCCGCAACCGCCAGCTCATGCTGGAGGCCCTGCCCGCGCTGGGTCTGCGCAAGATCGCGCCTCCCGACGGCGCCTTCTATATCTGGGCCGACATCGGTCATCTGACGAACGACAGTGTGGCCTTCTGCGAGCAGTTGCTGCGCGACACCGGCGTCGCCACCGCGCCCGGCGTCGACTTCGACCCTGTCGAAGGCCACCACTTCATCCGCTTCAGCTTCGCCGTCTCGACGCCGGAGATCGAAGACGCATTGAGCCGCCTGCGCCCCTGGTTTGCAGCCTGGGCTTAG
- the rsmA gene encoding 16S rRNA (adenine(1518)-N(6)/adenine(1519)-N(6))-dimethyltransferase RsmA — protein MSNDLPSLRETLDAHGLSAKKSFGQHFLLDLNVTRKIVRLAGPFDGRAVIEVGPGPGGLTRALLESDAGPVILVEKDPRFIPLLTELDDGSGRLTLVEADALKVKEADLVSGPTHLVSNLPYNVGTALLIKWLTGPWLPHSLTLMFQKEVAERVAAGPGEDAYGRLAVIAQAVCTARIVMHLPAAAFTPPPKVASAVVHLVPLDERPSPERLKKLERVTAAAFGQRRKMLRSSLKQLGGAALCEAAGIEPDARAETIDVAGFLRLADALQ, from the coding sequence TTGTCCAACGACCTTCCCTCTCTCCGCGAAACCCTCGACGCCCACGGCCTTTCGGCCAAGAAGAGCTTTGGCCAGCATTTCCTGCTGGACCTGAATGTCACCCGCAAGATCGTGCGCCTCGCCGGTCCATTCGACGGTCGCGCGGTGATTGAGGTCGGCCCCGGCCCTGGTGGCCTGACCCGTGCCCTGCTGGAATCCGACGCCGGCCCCGTGATCCTGGTGGAAAAGGATCCGCGCTTCATTCCCCTGCTGACCGAACTGGACGACGGCTCCGGCCGTCTGACCCTCGTCGAGGCCGATGCGCTGAAGGTGAAGGAGGCCGATCTGGTGTCCGGCCCGACCCATCTGGTATCCAACCTGCCCTACAATGTCGGCACCGCCCTGCTGATCAAATGGCTGACTGGCCCGTGGCTGCCCCATAGCCTGACCCTGATGTTCCAGAAGGAAGTCGCCGAGCGCGTCGCCGCGGGGCCAGGGGAGGACGCCTACGGCCGTCTGGCGGTCATCGCCCAGGCCGTCTGCACCGCCCGCATCGTCATGCATCTGCCCGCCGCCGCCTTCACCCCGCCGCCCAAGGTGGCCTCGGCCGTCGTCCATCTGGTTCCGCTGGATGAGCGCCCGTCGCCGGAACGGCTGAAGAAGCTGGAACGCGTCACCGCCGCCGCCTTCGGCCAACGCCGCAAGATGCTGCGGTCCAGTCTGAAACAGCTGGGCGGCGCCGCCCTGTGCGAGGCCGCCGGCATTGAGCCCGACGCCCGCGCCGAAACCATCGATGTCGCGGGCTTCCTGCGACTGGCGGATGCCCTTCAATGA
- the pdxA gene encoding 4-hydroxythreonine-4-phosphate dehydrogenase PdxA has product MTPAVAPLVLTLGEPAGVGPEIVAAAWKALRADQTAFAVIGDAALLRAQGVVVAEVGAPGDAHGLFGSALPVIHRPLPAPVLVGSPDPANASAVADGIEEAVSFALSGEASGVVTAPIAKAPMYASGFRFPGHTEFIAELTADAPYAGTRGPVMMLTAQDLRACLVTIHVALDQVPELVTAERVARTARVVHESLKRDFAIARPRLAMAALNPHAGEGGALGLQERDLLIPVAEQLRAEGIDITDPRAADTLFHEQARATYDAAICMYHDQALIPVKTLDFWGGVNVSLGLPIIRTSPDHGTGFDIAGKGVARPDSLIAAIRLASEMAAARSR; this is encoded by the coding sequence ATGACCCCAGCGGTCGCGCCTTTGGTCCTGACGCTTGGCGAACCCGCCGGCGTCGGGCCGGAGATCGTGGCCGCCGCCTGGAAGGCGTTGCGCGCCGACCAGACGGCCTTCGCCGTCATAGGCGACGCGGCGCTGTTGCGCGCGCAGGGCGTTGTTGTGGCCGAGGTCGGCGCTCCCGGCGACGCCCATGGCCTGTTCGGCTCCGCCCTTCCCGTCATCCATCGCCCCCTCCCCGCGCCGGTCCTGGTCGGGTCGCCCGATCCGGCCAATGCCTCGGCCGTCGCGGACGGCATCGAGGAGGCGGTTAGCTTCGCCCTGTCCGGCGAGGCGTCCGGCGTCGTCACCGCCCCCATCGCCAAGGCGCCGATGTACGCCTCGGGCTTTCGCTTCCCCGGCCATACCGAGTTCATCGCCGAACTCACCGCCGATGCGCCCTACGCCGGAACGCGCGGACCGGTGATGATGCTGACCGCGCAAGACCTGCGCGCCTGTCTCGTCACCATTCACGTCGCCCTGGACCAGGTGCCTGAACTGGTCACGGCCGAGCGCGTGGCCCGCACAGCCCGCGTCGTCCACGAAAGCCTGAAACGCGACTTCGCCATCGCCCGTCCACGCTTGGCCATGGCGGCCCTCAATCCCCACGCGGGCGAAGGCGGCGCCCTGGGTCTGCAGGAACGCGACCTCCTGATCCCCGTCGCCGAACAGCTTCGCGCCGAGGGGATCGACATCACCGACCCCCGAGCGGCCGACACTCTGTTCCATGAGCAGGCGCGCGCAACCTATGACGCCGCCATCTGCATGTATCACGATCAGGCCCTGATCCCGGTCAAAACGCTGGACTTCTGGGGCGGGGTCAACGTCTCCTTGGGCCTGCCGATCATCCGCACCTCGCCCGATCACGGCACCGGCTTCGACATCGCCGGCAAGGGCGTCGCGCGTCCCGACAGCCTCATCGCCGCCATTCGCCTGGCATCGGAGATGGCGGCGGCCAGGTCTCGCTAG
- a CDS encoding peptidylprolyl isomerase, producing MGLMRYSTGAALAAVLLAGSAYAQTAPAPAQASTPAQSPAAGAPNPAAEEAPTTARAEPQFEMADGIVATVNDKIITGYDLRQRMLMLIASSQVQPTEQNLPAIQQAALNALIEDRLKDQEMAKFESLKVTDEEVDGEIAEMARAAGTTPQAYMQFLQQGGIQPAAFRDNLRTQIGWSQLIPGRFNSRARASTLQVDQEVRRLNEAASKPQFLLGEIYIDAARVGGPQAALNGARQLVQQIIQGAPFQAVAQQFSAAPSASARVPGDAGWVVKDSLQPAVQSVLEQLQPGQLSNPIVVDGGVYILYLRDKRDGASTSLVSLKQVMVELPETASEADVAAATAKLKGLRNGLTCDNIISQARATQGVLGADLGESDVANLAPQFQQFARTGEIGSVSTPIRTPLGLHLVAVCGRRVGGPEAPNRQQVENRLRAQNLSVLERRYLRDLRSDALIEFK from the coding sequence ATGGGTTTGATGCGTTATTCGACGGGGGCTGCGCTCGCGGCAGTCCTCCTCGCCGGTTCGGCCTATGCCCAGACGGCGCCCGCTCCGGCGCAAGCCTCGACACCCGCGCAGAGCCCTGCGGCCGGCGCGCCGAATCCTGCGGCCGAAGAGGCGCCCACGACGGCGCGCGCCGAACCTCAGTTCGAAATGGCCGACGGCATCGTCGCCACGGTCAACGACAAAATCATCACCGGCTATGACCTGCGTCAGCGCATGCTGATGCTTATCGCCTCGTCCCAGGTCCAGCCGACCGAACAGAACCTGCCCGCCATCCAGCAGGCCGCCCTGAACGCCCTGATCGAGGATCGCCTCAAGGATCAGGAGATGGCCAAGTTCGAGAGCCTGAAGGTCACCGACGAGGAAGTGGACGGCGAGATCGCCGAAATGGCCCGCGCCGCCGGCACGACGCCGCAGGCCTATATGCAGTTCCTGCAGCAGGGCGGCATCCAGCCCGCCGCCTTCCGCGACAACCTGCGCACCCAGATCGGCTGGAGCCAGCTGATCCCGGGCCGCTTCAACAGCCGCGCCCGCGCCAGCACCCTTCAGGTCGACCAGGAAGTCCGTCGTCTGAACGAGGCGGCGTCAAAGCCCCAGTTCCTGCTCGGGGAAATCTACATCGACGCCGCTCGTGTCGGCGGTCCGCAAGCCGCGCTGAACGGCGCCCGCCAGCTCGTGCAGCAGATCATCCAGGGCGCACCGTTCCAGGCCGTCGCCCAGCAATTCTCCGCCGCCCCTTCGGCCAGCGCCCGCGTACCAGGCGATGCAGGCTGGGTCGTCAAGGATTCGCTCCAGCCGGCCGTGCAGTCGGTGCTCGAACAGCTCCAGCCGGGACAACTGTCGAACCCCATCGTCGTCGATGGCGGCGTCTATATCCTCTACCTCCGCGACAAGCGTGACGGCGCCTCCACCAGTCTGGTTTCGCTGAAACAGGTTATGGTCGAACTGCCCGAGACTGCGTCGGAAGCCGACGTGGCCGCCGCGACCGCCAAGCTGAAAGGTCTGCGAAATGGCCTGACCTGCGACAACATCATCTCCCAGGCTCGCGCGACGCAGGGCGTCTTGGGCGCCGACCTCGGCGAATCGGATGTGGCCAATCTGGCGCCCCAGTTCCAGCAGTTCGCGCGCACCGGCGAAATCGGCTCGGTCTCGACGCCGATCCGCACCCCGCTGGGCCTGCACCTGGTCGCCGTCTGCGGTCGTCGTGTCGGCGGACCGGAAGCGCCGAACCGTCAGCAGGTCGAAAACCGTCTGCGCGCCCAGAACCTGTCCGTGCTGGAGCGCCGCTATCTGCGCGACCTGCGCAGCGACGCCCTGATCGAGTTCAAATGA
- a CDS encoding LPS-assembly protein LptD, which yields MQGDRRFDAFKARLLAGAALVACAPLATPAWAQTTPPAATAPSDGLPPEAVYVDADNARREGDTIIVSGTPENRAYVRTRGHVLRGENLSYDLNAGSATAEGRVEAIAPDGAVVYASRLELDENLETGVAVDFATRLANGASLMAATAVRRSENVSELNYARFTPCPICDDGGPKTPTISIQAEKVTQDEQLRAILYRNAVFYIGPVPVFYTPFFAHPDPSVERASGFLVPIVNYDEGRGVSVEVPYLHVVSPSEDWLISPQINTRVAPLLNLQWRRRFADGMIVARGGYTYEREFGDFDRDGDGDFESNVKFGDREHRSYLLSHGEFDPDGPWRFGFTAERTSDKTLFDRYDVRSPYQDNGLYYGDRRRLISQIYAEHQTDRSYVSIAAFSIQSLRLNPAFAATDFRDANGFKVFEDDDTLPFVAPLIDARWEPRELVFGGRLRLKGSAVSLYRDAFVGAPILNPEIVPAVTTGLAGVDSRRITGQAEWRRAIILPVGVRVEPFVDTRVDLYSMSDLPPMMGIDSDETVSRSRFSAGVDVAYPLIKRIADADIILEPVGQFSVSNKVNLDRRIPIEDSQVLELDESSLFRMDRFSGYDLLEGGARVTAGGRATIRWAEGRKASLFVGRSYRFDQQDDFKTSIPDDPARLYDPTGLASETSDWVVQGDFAPSDRIRSWFHATVDGSGEVRRAEAALDGRWGRRNLATVSYILDQSNPVDGPLNRNYEFVQLAGQQFVFQNWGFTVAGIADLEENQITRSEVGVLFDDDCLRFELGYRRDNTRARPGGPSEGVYVRLNLATFGGSGYGQGEMR from the coding sequence ATGCAGGGTGATCGGCGCTTCGACGCTTTCAAAGCAAGGCTTCTCGCCGGTGCGGCCCTGGTCGCCTGCGCGCCCTTGGCGACGCCCGCATGGGCGCAGACCACCCCGCCCGCCGCGACCGCGCCGTCCGACGGCCTGCCGCCCGAGGCGGTCTATGTCGATGCCGACAATGCGCGTCGTGAAGGCGACACCATCATCGTCAGCGGCACGCCCGAGAACCGCGCCTATGTCCGCACGCGCGGCCATGTGCTGCGCGGCGAGAACCTGTCCTATGATCTGAACGCCGGTTCGGCGACGGCTGAAGGCCGCGTCGAGGCCATCGCACCCGATGGCGCCGTGGTCTACGCCAGCCGTCTCGAGCTGGACGAAAACCTGGAGACCGGCGTCGCCGTGGATTTCGCCACGCGTCTGGCCAACGGAGCCAGCCTGATGGCGGCAACGGCTGTCCGCCGCAGCGAGAACGTCAGCGAACTGAACTACGCCCGCTTCACCCCCTGCCCGATCTGCGACGATGGCGGCCCCAAGACGCCGACCATCTCGATCCAGGCGGAGAAGGTGACGCAGGACGAGCAGTTGCGCGCAATCCTCTATCGCAACGCCGTCTTCTATATCGGGCCGGTGCCCGTCTTCTACACGCCCTTCTTCGCCCACCCCGATCCCTCGGTGGAGCGGGCCTCGGGCTTCCTGGTGCCGATCGTCAACTATGACGAGGGTCGCGGCGTCTCCGTCGAGGTTCCCTATCTCCACGTTGTGTCGCCGTCCGAAGACTGGCTGATCAGCCCGCAGATCAACACCAGGGTCGCGCCGCTGCTGAACCTGCAATGGCGCCGACGGTTCGCTGACGGCATGATCGTGGCGCGCGGCGGCTATACCTACGAGCGCGAGTTCGGCGACTTCGATCGGGACGGCGACGGCGATTTCGAAAGCAACGTCAAGTTCGGCGACCGCGAGCATCGCAGCTATCTGCTGTCGCACGGCGAGTTTGATCCCGACGGCCCGTGGCGTTTCGGCTTCACGGCCGAGCGCACCTCGGACAAGACGCTGTTCGACCGCTACGACGTGCGCTCTCCCTATCAGGACAACGGCCTCTACTACGGCGACCGGCGTCGCCTGATCAGCCAGATCTACGCCGAACATCAGACTGATCGGTCCTATGTGTCGATCGCGGCCTTCTCGATCCAGAGCCTGCGCCTGAACCCGGCCTTCGCCGCGACGGACTTCCGCGACGCCAACGGCTTCAAGGTGTTCGAGGACGACGACACCCTGCCCTTCGTCGCCCCGCTGATCGATGCCCGCTGGGAGCCGCGCGAACTGGTCTTCGGCGGTCGGCTGCGCCTGAAGGGCTCGGCCGTGTCGCTCTACCGCGACGCCTTCGTCGGCGCGCCGATCCTGAACCCGGAAATTGTTCCCGCCGTCACGACAGGCCTCGCCGGCGTCGACAGCCGCCGTATCACGGGTCAGGCCGAATGGCGCCGCGCGATCATTCTGCCCGTTGGCGTGCGCGTGGAGCCGTTCGTCGACACTCGGGTCGATCTCTATTCCATGTCCGACCTCCCGCCGATGATGGGCATCGACAGCGACGAGACGGTCAGCCGATCCCGGTTCAGCGCAGGCGTGGACGTCGCCTATCCTCTGATCAAGCGCATCGCCGACGCCGACATCATCCTGGAGCCGGTGGGTCAGTTCTCGGTGTCCAACAAGGTCAACCTGGATCGCCGCATCCCCATCGAGGATTCGCAGGTTCTGGAGTTGGACGAGTCGTCGCTGTTCCGCATGGATCGCTTCTCCGGCTACGATCTGCTGGAAGGCGGCGCGCGCGTGACGGCGGGCGGTCGCGCCACCATCCGCTGGGCTGAAGGCCGCAAGGCCAGCCTGTTCGTGGGACGCAGCTATCGCTTCGATCAGCAGGATGACTTCAAGACGTCGATTCCCGATGATCCTGCACGTCTCTACGACCCCACGGGCCTCGCCTCCGAGACCTCCGACTGGGTGGTCCAGGGCGACTTCGCGCCGTCGGATCGCATCCGCAGCTGGTTCCACGCCACGGTGGACGGTTCGGGCGAGGTGCGCCGCGCCGAGGCGGCGCTAGACGGCCGCTGGGGTCGCCGCAACCTGGCGACCGTCAGCTACATTCTGGATCAATCGAACCCGGTCGATGGTCCGCTGAACCGCAACTACGAATTCGTTCAACTGGCGGGCCAGCAGTTCGTCTTCCAGAACTGGGGCTTCACCGTCGCCGGTATCGCCGATCTGGAGGAAAACCAGATCACGCGATCCGAAGTCGGCGTGCTGTTCGATGACGACTGTCTGCGGTTTGAACTGGGTTATCGTCGCGACAACACCCGTGCGCGGCCAGGCGGCCCGTCGGAAGGCGTCTATGTGCGCCTAAACCTCGCCACTTTCGGAGGTTCAGGTTATGGACAGGGCGAAATGCGTTGA
- the lptG gene encoding LPS export ABC transporter permease LptG, producing MTAVAASARRSPHIPRLGGIERYVLVQQLKSLGVALAVISALVMLIDFVEVSRGVGSAQDLSAVRIFGLVLLKSPSVIVQLMPFVFLFGTLSAFISLNRRSELIAMRAAGVSAWRFVLPAAGMAFVLGVLTVTVLGPMASAGDGLWQRERARISGTAPGGDPKEAIWLREGDDQRQMIIRAGQQDRANARLLNVSFFIYTTAPGGGRTFSERIDAKSASLNAGSWRLTDAVGAQIGQRAVTYSSLTLVSSLADDEAFERFARPQATPFWSLPNQISRIENAGFTSTAYRLRFQQLLATPLVFAAMSILAAAFSLRLMRLGDLARMSVAAVVLGFAFFFLNQFSSAMGSAEVVAPFVAAWLPPVLTALAALTLLFYTEDG from the coding sequence ATGACCGCCGTCGCCGCCTCCGCTCGTCGCTCGCCTCATATCCCCCGTCTCGGCGGCATCGAACGCTATGTGCTGGTCCAGCAGCTGAAATCGCTGGGCGTGGCCCTGGCCGTGATTTCGGCCCTCGTCATGCTGATCGACTTCGTCGAGGTCTCGCGCGGCGTCGGCTCCGCCCAGGATCTCTCGGCTGTCCGCATTTTCGGCCTGGTGCTGCTGAAGTCGCCCTCGGTCATCGTACAGTTGATGCCGTTCGTTTTCCTGTTCGGCACCCTGTCGGCCTTCATCAGCCTGAACCGGCGCAGCGAACTGATCGCCATGCGCGCGGCGGGCGTCTCCGCCTGGCGTTTCGTCCTGCCCGCCGCCGGCATGGCCTTCGTCCTGGGCGTGCTGACCGTCACGGTGTTGGGTCCGATGGCGTCGGCCGGCGACGGTCTGTGGCAGCGCGAGCGCGCGCGGATTTCCGGCACGGCGCCCGGCGGCGATCCCAAGGAGGCGATCTGGCTGCGCGAGGGCGACGATCAGCGCCAGATGATCATCCGCGCTGGACAGCAGGATCGCGCCAACGCCCGACTGCTGAACGTCAGCTTCTTCATCTACACGACCGCGCCCGGCGGCGGTCGCACCTTCTCCGAGCGGATCGACGCCAAGTCGGCCTCGCTGAACGCCGGCAGCTGGCGCCTGACCGACGCCGTCGGCGCTCAGATCGGCCAGCGCGCCGTCACCTATTCCAGCCTGACCTTGGTCTCCAGCCTGGCCGACGACGAGGCCTTCGAGCGCTTCGCCCGGCCGCAGGCCACGCCCTTCTGGTCGCTGCCCAACCAGATCAGCCGAATCGAAAACGCCGGCTTCACCTCGACCGCCTACCGCCTGCGCTTCCAGCAACTTCTGGCGACGCCGCTGGTGTTCGCCGCCATGTCGATCCTGGCCGCCGCCTTTTCGCTCAGGCTGATGCGTCTGGGTGACCTGGCGCGCATGAGTGTGGCGGCCGTGGTGCTGGGCTTCGCCTTCTTCTTCCTGAACCAGTTCTCGTCGGCGATGGGATCGGCCGAGGTCGTGGCGCCCTTCGTCGCCGCCTGGCTGCCGCCTGTTCTTACCGCGCTCGCAGCCTTGACCTTGCTGTTCTATACCGAAGACGGCTAA